In Flavobacterium sp. CBA20B-1, one DNA window encodes the following:
- a CDS encoding murein hydrolase activator EnvC family protein yields the protein MRRILSIILLLFLSFNSFAQQDYEAQQRQLEEKKAAILKEIKEFQTLLNTNKKQERNILAELNEQNKKIKLQTELINNSQRQIKTLANDIYVNTLAANKLKRELAVLKKDYAKTIVKSYKARSEQNRIMFILSSNNFLQAYKRMQYIKQYAKYRKSQGDEIREKFEELERISAHLELQKNKQQKVVAEQEGQRKELEVEKGKQTELMNLVKKDSKKYSDQIRKKQQETKKIDREIQATVKKIIEEENRKRREEEARRKREEEARNAKSGTKTTSKPTVTTTSAAGKFDMTPEEKALATSFSNNRGRLPWPVEKGYISSRYGTVKHPEYDIEYENHGIEITTEKGAAVRSVFEGEVSQVQVIGNSRTVFIRHGEYITVYQNLASVSVSKGQKVSTKQKIGTVGTNFEGVAVLKFLVTKNSDYNNPQSWLSGK from the coding sequence ATGCGTCGCATTTTATCTATCATACTATTACTGTTTTTATCGTTTAATTCATTCGCGCAACAAGACTACGAAGCGCAACAACGCCAGCTGGAAGAAAAGAAAGCTGCAATTTTAAAGGAAATTAAAGAATTTCAAACCTTGCTTAACACCAATAAAAAGCAAGAGCGCAATATTTTGGCAGAATTGAACGAGCAAAATAAGAAAATAAAACTTCAAACCGAATTAATTAACAATTCGCAAAGACAAATTAAAACTTTAGCGAATGATATTTACGTAAACACGCTGGCAGCAAACAAATTAAAACGAGAATTAGCTGTTTTAAAGAAAGATTACGCAAAAACCATCGTAAAATCATACAAAGCACGTTCCGAGCAAAACCGCATCATGTTTATTTTATCGAGCAATAACTTTTTGCAGGCATACAAACGCATGCAATACATTAAACAATATGCGAAATACCGCAAATCACAAGGCGATGAAATTCGTGAAAAATTTGAAGAATTAGAGCGTATTTCTGCTCATTTAGAATTACAAAAAAACAAACAGCAAAAGGTGGTCGCTGAACAAGAAGGGCAACGCAAAGAATTAGAGGTTGAAAAAGGCAAACAAACCGAATTAATGAATTTGGTGAAGAAAGACAGTAAAAAATACTCTGATCAAATTCGCAAAAAACAACAGGAAACCAAGAAAATCGATAGAGAGATTCAAGCGACTGTTAAAAAGATTATTGAGGAAGAAAACCGTAAACGCCGAGAAGAAGAAGCACGAAGAAAACGCGAAGAGGAAGCACGAAACGCAAAATCGGGCACTAAGACCACCTCAAAACCAACGGTTACCACAACAAGTGCTGCCGGTAAGTTTGATATGACGCCGGAAGAAAAAGCATTGGCAACAAGTTTTAGCAATAACCGCGGACGTTTGCCTTGGCCGGTTGAAAAAGGATACATTTCATCGCGCTACGGAACAGTTAAACATCCGGAATACGATATTGAATATGAAAACCACGGAATTGAAATCACAACCGAAAAAGGTGCAGCTGTTCGTAGTGTTTTTGAAGGAGAAGTGTCACAGGTTCAAGTAATTGGTAATTCTCGCACCGTATTTATCCGTCATGGGGAATACATAACAGTATATCAAAATTTAGCATCTGTAAGTGTTTCTAAAGGACAAAAAGTATCCACCAAACAAAAAATTGGAACCGTTGGAACAAATTTTGAAGGTGTTGCGGTATTAAAATTCTTAGTTACAAAAAACAGCGATTATAACAATCCACAATCGTGGTTAAGTGGAAAATAG
- a CDS encoding 3-hydroxyanthranilate 3,4-dioxygenase, with amino-acid sequence MKKPFNLQNWINENRGLLKPPVGNKNIYTESGDFIVMVVGGPNARKDYHYNESDEFFFQLEGSISIAVQTENGKEVMQLNAGDVFLLPAKTPHSPIRTEGSVGLVVEMKRVDPDAKDGLLWFCDNCNQKLYEVYFPLENIETDFLPHFKHFYSSEDLRTCKKCGTVMETDQRFIG; translated from the coding sequence ATGAAAAAACCTTTTAATCTGCAAAATTGGATCAATGAAAACCGTGGCTTACTGAAACCACCGGTTGGCAATAAGAATATTTATACAGAATCGGGTGATTTCATTGTGATGGTGGTGGGCGGACCAAATGCCCGTAAAGATTATCATTACAACGAATCCGACGAATTCTTTTTTCAGTTAGAAGGAAGTATATCCATTGCAGTTCAAACCGAAAACGGAAAAGAAGTAATGCAATTGAATGCCGGCGATGTGTTTCTGCTTCCTGCTAAAACACCTCATTCGCCTATTAGAACAGAAGGATCGGTTGGGTTAGTAGTTGAAATGAAGCGGGTTGATCCAGATGCGAAAGACGGATTGCTTTGGTTTTGCGACAATTGCAACCAAAAGCTATACGAAGTTTATTTTCCGCTAGAAAATATCGAAACCGATTTTCTGCCGCATTTTAAACATTTCTATTCTTCGGAAGATCTGCGTACCTGCAAAAAATGTGGAACGGTAATGGAAACAGACCAGCGTTTTATTGGTTAA